Sequence from the Chrysiogenia bacterium genome:
CCGTCAGATTGGCGATGGTCATGGCGCGCACCACGCGCTCGATGTCGGCGATTTCTTCCTTGCTGTAATGCTCGCCGAGTTTCTCGACGAGTTCGGGGCTTACTTCACCCGAGCGCGAGAGCGTGAAGGCTCGTGCATACTGCACGGCGATCCAGCGCGCGGGATCGAATTCCTCGGGCGCCATGCCCTCAACCTGGGCGAGTTCCTCGGCGGGAAGCCCGGCGTGAAGCGCCCACTCGTGATGGGCAAAGCTGCAATAGCGACAATTGTTGACACGCGCGACGGCCACCATGATCTCCTCCCGGAAGGCCGGATCCATACCCCGCCCCGTCCAGATGCGCGCCAGCGAGGGCAGTTCCGGCGCGAGCGAACCCGCATCACTCAGAATCTGCCCGATGGTGTAAATGCGTTTGCGGAAAAGCCCGAACAGGCGTTGCCCACCCTGTGCTTCCGTCCTGGTCTGCACGTCGCTCATATGTGTCTTGCCCCGTCTTTGTTGCGCGCACTCAACTGCGCGTTGTTCCCTTGGTTTCGAGTCCCGCAACCGCCGCACCGATTCCCGTGAACGAGTTCTCGGAATCGAAGGCGCCCGTGGTGAGCAGGTTCCAGAACAGGTCCGCAATCGCATCAGGATCGCGGCAGCTTCCGGGCTGGTACCACTGCACCGTCCAGTTGAGCGCGCCCATCCACATGTGGCGCATCATCTTGAGGTCCACGTCGGCGCGGATGTGCCCAGCGCCGGCGGCCTCATAGAAGAGTCCGTCGAAGAGCGCGTGGAGCCGGTCGTGAAGAAGCTGCACCTTCTCGCGCGCGGTGCCGCCCAGCGAGCGCCAGTCATAGAGGAGCACGTAGAGTGAATCGTCGCCCGAGAGGAGCAGTTCCAGATATGCGCGCATTGCCAGGCGCAGCCGCTCGGATGGATCGCGCACGCCGTCGGTGGCCTGGCGCACCGCCACGGTGGTGCGCTCGACCGCCTGTTCCATCAGCGCTTCGAGCAGTTCCTGCTTCGAGGCGTAGCGGTAGTGCAGGCTGCCGGGCAGGATGCCCGCGGCCTCGGCGATCTGCCGGACGGTGGTGGCCGAAAACCCGCGCTCGCGAAAGAGCCCGGCCGCCGCGTCGAGGATCTCGCACGATCCGTCACTCAGGCGCTTGTAGATATCGGCGATAGTCGACTTCTTGGTCATGCGACCAAAACTATCCCCAGGCGTGTATTCTGTCAAGGAGAAACCGCTCTGAGGGTCTTGGCCATGCAGCCAAGTCTCCCGGAATCACTGGGAAATCAGCGAGCCTGCAGGAGTGCCAGGACCTCGTCCTCGCTCACGTCGGCCCAGCGCTCGTAGGCATGTGCCACGGCGAAGCTCGCCCCACTGCGGATGTTGGTACAGTAGAGGGCGTCCGCCTCACCGGCGATGAGCGCGGCGCTTTGCGAATGAGCCGTGGGCACCGCCACCAGAATCTCCCTGGGCCCCCAGGCGCGCAGAGATCCGATGGCCACGCGCATGGTGAACCCGCTGGCCAGCCCGTCGTCCACCACGATGAGGGTGCGCCCAACAAGTGCCTCCTTTGACAGCGCCGCTCCGAACTCCGCCACCCGGCGCGCGACTTTTTCCCGGGTGCGGGCAGTTCCCGCCTCGCGCTCGGCGGAGTCGATCCCAAGGCGCTCGGCCATTGGCTCGTTGATCGCGACCGTCCCG
This genomic interval carries:
- a CDS encoding carboxymuconolactone decarboxylase family protein, yielding MSDVQTRTEAQGGQRLFGLFRKRIYTIGQILSDAGSLAPELPSLARIWTGRGMDPAFREEIMVAVARVNNCRYCSFAHHEWALHAGLPAEELAQVEGMAPEEFDPARWIAVQYARAFTLSRSGEVSPELVEKLGEHYSKEEIADIERVVRAMTIANLTGNTVDALLSRLRGEAAEGSRVLDEVFIATIFMAVAPFVAVMLAAWRRQSPLALLRDFQNFSRDLEDTQSTH
- a CDS encoding TetR family transcriptional regulator codes for the protein MTKKSTIADIYKRLSDGSCEILDAAAGLFRERGFSATTVRQIAEAAGILPGSLHYRYASKQELLEALMEQAVERTTVAVRQATDGVRDPSERLRLAMRAYLELLLSGDDSLYVLLYDWRSLGGTAREKVQLLHDRLHALFDGLFYEAAGAGHIRADVDLKMMRHMWMGALNWTVQWYQPGSCRDPDAIADLFWNLLTTGAFDSENSFTGIGAAVAGLETKGTTRS
- a CDS encoding phosphoribosyltransferase, giving the protein MPEPRIIEDIHLRERVQVFRDRVHAGKILASLLAEYRGSDALILAIPAGGVPVAAAMAEALGLAWDVAVVSKITPSWNSEVGYGAVAFDGTVAINEPMAERLGIDSAEREAGTARTREKVARRVAEFGAALSKEALVGRTLIVVDDGLASGFTMRVAIGSLRAWGPREILVAVPTAHSQSAALIAGEADALYCTNIRSGASFAVAHAYERWADVSEDEVLALLQAR